The Engraulis encrasicolus isolate BLACKSEA-1 chromosome 22, IST_EnEncr_1.0, whole genome shotgun sequence genome includes a region encoding these proteins:
- the LOC134439127 gene encoding UDP-glucuronosyltransferase 2A2-like — protein sequence MDILIRALYSKGHSIIVLRNTKSWYIKGESSYYDSITIPTVQGHDKERVKGLISKIMAIEREGDSAMSSISMQLSIFSARRNMHSTTCQVLSTMFEDKALMQRLNESQFDLVLADPGYGDGIILAHYLKVPLVYNARFILSEEGHFFLAPSPVSYIPIMRSGLSDKMTFFERMKNMLFYITAQFQRSYIIGPLYQAVCDKYFEEKLDIYELVQAADIWLMRVDFVFEFPRPTMPNVVYMGGFQCKPAKPLPQDLEDFVQSSGEHGVIVMSLGTFVSDLPTDVTEDIAGAFAELPQKVIWRYTGDRPSALGNNTLLVDWMPQNDLLGHPKTKLFVAHGGTNGVQEAIYHGVPVVGIPLFFDQHDNLLRLQKRGAAQVITLAMLNKDSFLQALQEVLHVPSYRENMQRLSRLHRDQPMEPLDRALFWIEFVMRHKGAAHLRTESYKMPWYSYHSLDVAIVLLTVAVSFLYAGMCATRLFCLNVFFRKKVKLE from the coding sequence ATGGACATCCTGATCAGGGCTCTATACAGCAAAGGACACTCCATCATTGTGCTGCGAAACACCAAGAGCTGGTACATCAAAGGGGAGTCATCCTACTATGACTCTATCACAATTCCCACAGTGCAAGGGCATGACAAAGAGCGTGTCAAAGGTCTCATCTCCAAAATAATGGCCATTGAGCGGGAAGGTGATTCCGCAATGAGTTCCATTTCCATGCAGCTGTCAATCTTCTCTGCCAGGAGAAATATGCATTCAACCACATGTCAAGTGTTGTCCACCATGTTTGAAGACAAAGCCTTAATGCAACGCCTGAACGAGAGCCAGTTTGATTTAGTTCTCGCTGACCCTGGATATGGTGATGGCATTATACTGGCTCACTATCTAAAGGTTCCCCTCGTGTACAATGCCCGATTTATCCTCAGTGAGGAAGGACACTTCTTTCTAGCTCCTTCACCAGTATCTTACATACCAATCATGAGGTCAGGTCTGTCGGACAAAATGACCTTCTTCGAAAGAATGAAAAACATGCTATTTTACATAACGGCACAATTTCAGAGAAGTTACATAATTGGACCTCTGTATCAGGCAGTTTGTGATAAATACTTTGAAGAGAAACTAGATATTTATGAACTTGTGCAGGCAGCAGACATCTGGCTGATGAGAGTGGACTTTGTGTTTGAGTTCCCCCGCCCCACCATGCCCAATGTGGTCTACATGGGTGGCTTCCAGTGCAAGCCAGCAAAGCCTCTTCCTCAAGACCTGGAGGACTTTGTGCAGAGCTCTGGAGAACATGGTGTTATCGTTATGTCTTTGGGGACGTTTGTAAGTGACCTTCCGACTGATGTGACTGAAGATATAGCAGGTGCATTTGCTGAACTGCCCCAAAAAGTAATCTGGAGGTACACAGGAGACAGGCCCTCAGCCCTGGGCAATAACACCCTCCTGGTTGACTGGATGCCCCAAAATGACCTCCTGGGACACCCCAAAACCAAACTCTTTGTCGCCCACGGAGGAACTAATGGGGTACAGGAAGCTATCTATCATGGGGTTCCAGTGGTAGGAATTCCTTTATTCTTTGACCAGCATGATAACCTCCTTAGGCTGCAGAAACGAGGTGCTGCACAAGTCATAACACTTGCCATGCTAAACAAAGACAGCTTCCTCCAGGCCTTGCAGGAGGTGCTCCATGTGCCGTCCTACAGGGAGAACATGCAGAGGCTCTCCAGGCTGCACAGAGACCAGCCCATGGAGCCCCTGGACCGAGCCCTCTTCTGGATCGAGTTTGTCATGAGACACAAAGGTGCTGCTCACCTGCGCACAGAGTCCTACAAGATGCCCTGGTACTCCTACCACTCCCTGGATGTTGCAATCGTTCTGCTAACTGTTGCAGTCAGCTTTTTATACGCTGGGATGTGTGCAACCAGATTATTTTGCCTCAATGTTTTCTTTAGGAAAAAGGTCAAACTTGAGTAA
- the LOC134438524 gene encoding UDP-glucuronosyltransferase 2B13-like, translating into MAKLFPDVPMSSLILLSLFLCCVPNCHGGKILVAPVEGSHWVNMDILIRALHSQGHSITVLRTTKSWYIKEESSYYSSITVPTKQGFDDEFVKEILFKMMAIEREGGSTMSFISLQLLIFSAMGDAHSITCQVLSTMFEDRTLMQHLNESQFDLVLTDPAFGDGIILAHYLKVPLVYNVRWVISEEGHFFLAPSPVSYIPITGSGLSDKMVFFERMKNMLFYLTVQFQRRFIIGPLYQAVCDKYFEEKVDIYELVQAADIWLMRVDFVFEFPRPTMPNVVYMGGFQCKPAKPLPQDLEDFVQSSGEHGVIIMSLGTFVTDIPSDFADSIASAFAELPQKVIWRHVGERPSTLGNNTLLLKWMPQNDLLGHPKIRAFVAHGGTNGVQEAMYHGVPVVGIPLFFDQYDNLFRLKERGGAKILSVASANKASVLQALQEVLHVPSYRENMQRLSRLHRDQPMEPLDRALFWIEFVMRHKGAAHLRTESYKMPWYSYHSLDVMMFLLAVLFLMLFNMFALIRCSLRLCGKVKSKKD; encoded by the coding sequence ATGGCAAAGCTCTTCCCGGATGTCCCTATGTCATCTCTTATCCTCCTGTCACTCTTTCTCTGCTGTGTCCCTAATTGCCATGGAGGCAAAATCCTGGTGGCACCTGTGGAAGGAAGCCATTGGGTGAACATGGACATCCTGATCAGAGCTCTACACAGCCAAGGACACTCCATCACTGTGCTGCGAACCACCAAGAGCTGGTACATCAAAGAGGAGTCATCCTACTACAGCTCCATCACAGTGCCCACAAAACAAGGGTTTGACGATGAATTTGTCAAAGAAATCCTCTTCAAAATGATGGCCATTGAGCGGGAAGGTGGTTCCACTATGAGTTTCATTTCCTTGCAGCTGTTGATCTTCTCTGCCATGGGGGATGCCCATTCAATCACATGCCAGGTGTTATCCACCATGTTTGAGGACAGAACCTTAATGCAACACCTGAACGAGAGCCAGTTTGACTTAGTTCTCACTGACCCCGCCTTTGGTGACGGCATTATACTGGCTCACTACCTCAAGGTTCCTCTTGTGTACAATGTGCGATGGGTCATCAGTGAGGAAGGACACTTCTTTCTTGCTCCTTCACCAGTGTCATACATACCAATCACAGGGTCAGGTCTGTCGGACAAAATGGTCTTCTTCGAAAGGATGAAAAACATGCTGTTTTACCTCACTGTACAATTTCAGAGAAGGTTTATAATTGGACCTCTGTATCAGGCAGTTTGTGATAAATACTTTGAAGAGAAAGTAGATATTTATGAACTTGTGCAGGCGGCTGACATCTGGCTGATGAGAGTGGACTTTGTGTTTGAGTTCCCCCGCCCCACCATGCCCAATGTGGTCTACATGGGTGGCTTCCAGTGCAAGCCAGCAAAGCCTCTTCCTCAAGACCTGGAGGACTTTGTGCAGAGCTCTGGAGAACATGGTGTTATCATCATGTCTTTGGGGACGTTTGTCACTGATATTCCCAGTGATTTTGCAGACAGCATAGCGTCTGCGTTTGCAGAGTTaccccagaaagtaatctggAGGCATGTTGGGGAGAGACCCTCTACGCTGGGGAACAACACCCTCCTGCTAAAGTGGATGCCCCAGAACGACCTACTGGGACACCCCAAAATCAGGGCATTTGTGGCTCATGGAGGAACAAATGGGGTTCAGGAGGCAATGTACCATGGGGTTCCAGTGGTTGGGATCCCCCTGTTCTTCGACCAGTACGATAACCTTTTTCGACTGAAGGAAAGAGGAGGGGCGAAGATACTGTCTGTCGCCTCCGCCAACAAGGCTAGTGTTCTCCAGGCCTTGCAGGAGGTGCTCCATGTGCCGTCCTACAGGGAGAACATGCAGAGACTCTCCAGGCTGCACAGAGACCAGCCCATGGAGCCCCTGGACCGAGCCCTCTTCTGGATCGAGTTTGTCATGAGACACAAAGGTGCTGCTCACCTGCGCACAGAGTCCTACAAGATGCCCTGGTACTCCTACCACTCCCTGGATGTGATGATGTTCTTGCTTGCTGTTTTGTTCCTGATGCTGTTCAATATGTTTGCTCTCATAAGGTGCTCATTACGTCTCTGTGGTAAAGTCAAAAGTAAAAAGGATTAA